Genomic segment of Mucilaginibacter sabulilitoris:
GAATAAGAGGCTAAGACCAATAAAAATTGTCATTCTGAGCGATAGCGAAGAATCTATCCTACTTTATGCAAAGTTTACTAATAGATCCTTCGTTCCTCAGGATGACAAAAGATCTAATAGTAAACTTACAGATACAATTCTAGCTCACCTTTGCCTTCGCGGATAATCTCAAAGTCGCCCGAAGTGCAATCAACTACGGTTGAGGCTATGTTATCCCCATAACCTCCGTCAATTACAATATCTACAAGGTCTTCATATTTCTCGTGTATCAATTCGGGATCCGTAGAATATTCTATGATATCATCATCATCCTTTATAGATGTAGAAAGAATGGGGTTACCCAGCACTTTTACAATTTCGCGGGCAATATCATTATCCGGCACCCTGATACCCACTGTTTTTTTATTGGAGCTAAGCAATTTAGGCACCATGTGACTGGCGTTAAATATAAAGGTAAACGGGCCTGGTAAAGCCTTTTTAAGCACTCTGAAGGTGGTATTGTCAATGGGTTTAATATAATCAGATATGTGGCTCAGATCGTAGCATATGAAGGAGAAATTAGCCTTTTCGGGTTTAATGTTCCTGATCTTGCAGATGGCCTCGATGGCTTTATGATTAGTAATATCACAGCCTAAACCGTAAACAGTATCTGTAGGATATATGATAAGGCCGCCTTTACGTAATACCTCAACCACCTGCTCAATTGCTTTTGGGTTGGGGTTTTCGGGATATATTTTAATGAGCATAATGTGTTATAACAAATATACCTATAAATTGGTTTAAAATGGGCTTAGCGGAAACGATGTTAAAAATATGTCATTGCTTCGAGCCTCGAAATGAAAAACGGTTAATCCAGACTTACGAAGTTTTTAAAACTTCGTAAGTCTTTATATTGAAAAGTTCCTGTTAATCCTCAAATCAGGAAAATCAAGGTTCAGACAAAAACAAAGGCCATTTGCATTAGCAAATGGCCTTTGTCATAAGTTTTAATATGTTAAAGTGTTTCAGTAATGCCGTGTTGTTATTGGTATAACAACAGCGGCATTTTAAATGTTAAAACACAGCAACAGTATTGAAACAATTAAGCTTGTTTAGTAAGTTGTATGTTAATCAACAATTTAATGTCTTCGCCAACTACAACTGATCCGGCTTCTGTTACACCATCCCAGGTTAAGCCAAATTCTTTACGGTTAACTTTGCCGGTTATTTCAAAACCTGCTTTAGTGTTTCCATAAAAATCGGCTGCTGAACCACCAAATTCTGCTTTAAGACTTACCGGTTTGGTTACATCTTTTATGGTCAAATCGCCTTTCAATTCGTATTCATCATCATCAGTTTTAGTTAATGAAGATGATTTAAAGCTGATTTTAGGATATTTTTCAGCGTCAAAAAATTCGGCTGATTTTAAGTGCTCATCGCGCTGGGTTTGGTTGGTATCGAGGCTATTGATATCAAGTGAAAAACTCACTTCTGCGTTATCGAAATCTTCGCCATCGCTTGTAATCTCGCCTTCAAAGCTTTTGAAAAAACCGCTTACTGTTGAGATAACTAAATGTTTTACTTTAAATTGTACTTCTGAATGCATTGGGTCAATTACCCATTTTGTTGCTGTTTCTGTTGCCATGATTTTGTTTAATTTATTTTGTTGAGTCAAAGATAATAACAAAATACATGTTTAAACATGTATTTTTATTTAATTACAATCTGCAGACAATGAAATACAAGTTTAACCATACAATTGCGCTATTGTTTAACTTTAAAAGTTATTTTTATATTAAATAATTATCTATGAAGAAGCTTTTCATCACCTCATTTGTTATCATTTTTGCCCTGCTCATTGCCTGGACAATGATTTGGAAACCCGCTGCATGGTCGTTCCTGATTATTGTACCTATATATGTTATTGGCTTTTATGACCTGGTTCAAAAAAAGCACAGCATAGTGCGCAACTACCCTGTATTTGGTCACCTGAGGTTTTTGATGGAAGAGCTTCGTCCTAAAATATATCAATACTTTATTGAGAGCGATACCAACGGAACGCCATTTAACCGGCAAAATCGCAGCGTGATATACCAGCGCGCCAAAAAGGTTGATGATACCCGGCCGTTTGGTACCGAGCTTGATGTTTATGAAGATGGGTACGAATGGCTTAACCACAGTATTGCCGCTATTGATCACCATAAGCTTGACCTCTCGCCCCGGGTAAAGGTAGGCGGTCCCGATTGTAAGCAGCCTTATATGGCCAGTGTTTACAATATATCGGCTATGAGCTTTGGCTCACTGAGTGAGAACGCTATACTGGCCTTAAATGGAGGCGCTAAGCTTGATAATTTTGCTCATAACACCGGCGAAGGTGGCCTGAGCGATTATCATTTAAAACCTGGTGGCGATATTATATGGCAAATAGGTACCGGATATTTCAGCTGTCGCAAGCCCGATGGTACCTTTGATGAAGAAGCTTTCGCCAAGCGCGCTGTTTTGCAGCAGGTAAAAATGATTGAGGTAAAACTGTCGCAGGGAGCAAAACCCGGGCACGGCGGTATTTTACCCGCGGCTAAGGTTACACCAGAAATTGCCCGCATCAGGCTGGTAGAGATGGGACATGATGTGGTATCGCCGCCGTATCATACCGCGTTTAATAATCCTATCGGAAT
This window contains:
- a CDS encoding L-threonylcarbamoyladenylate synthase translates to MLIKIYPENPNPKAIEQVVEVLRKGGLIIYPTDTVYGLGCDITNHKAIEAICKIRNIKPEKANFSFICYDLSHISDYIKPIDNTTFRVLKKALPGPFTFIFNASHMVPKLLSSNKKTVGIRVPDNDIAREIVKVLGNPILSTSIKDDDDIIEYSTDPELIHEKYEDLVDIVIDGGYGDNIASTVVDCTSGDFEIIREGKGELELYL
- a CDS encoding YceI family protein, with protein sequence MATETATKWVIDPMHSEVQFKVKHLVISTVSGFFKSFEGEITSDGEDFDNAEVSFSLDINSLDTNQTQRDEHLKSAEFFDAEKYPKISFKSSSLTKTDDDEYELKGDLTIKDVTKPVSLKAEFGGSAADFYGNTKAGFEITGKVNRKEFGLTWDGVTEAGSVVVGEDIKLLINIQLTKQA
- a CDS encoding FMN-binding glutamate synthase family protein translates to MKKLFITSFVIIFALLIAWTMIWKPAAWSFLIIVPIYVIGFYDLVQKKHSIVRNYPVFGHLRFLMEELRPKIYQYFIESDTNGTPFNRQNRSVIYQRAKKVDDTRPFGTELDVYEDGYEWLNHSIAAIDHHKLDLSPRVKVGGPDCKQPYMASVYNISAMSFGSLSENAILALNGGAKLDNFAHNTGEGGLSDYHLKPGGDIIWQIGTGYFSCRKPDGTFDEEAFAKRAVLQQVKMIEVKLSQGAKPGHGGILPAAKVTPEIARIRLVEMGHDVVSPPYHTAFNNPIGMMQFIKKLRELSGGKPVGFKLCVGHKSEFLAICKAMVKTGIYPDFITVDGGEGGTGAAPLEFSNSVGMPLREALAFIYDALTGFDIKRHIKLIASGKVATGFDLVKNFALGADMCNSARGMMFALGCIQALECNMNTCPTGVATQNKDLMRGLVVDDKKVRVANFHNQTVSSAIQMIGAAGLTKPCDLHRMFIYRRINHSQIQTYAELFPYIPKGSLLNTPYPSSFELDMAISNEDSFIPDYSNVTNIDYSNVSSYMS